The genomic stretch GCTTTAGAATTTGATAATTTGGGGTTAACATTTTCTGGGTGGGAACTTTGGGATTTCTCACCTTGTCTTAAGGGAAGGAATCATCTGTTTACATGATAAAAAGCTATGGAAGGGGGTCTGTTGGTGCAACAGTTAATAGGTTAGGACAATGAGTAACTTTGTTGATGTGTAAGCTAGTTTACAAAGGCCAAATTCTGTAATAAGGTCCACATGttgcatataaaattttgtatagtTACATCAATATTGAGTAAATTTGTTGGTATgtgaaattttagttttccagTTACTAGAATGTGAATTCtcacatttacaaataaatactgAGGTATTTATCAAAGAACCTAAAATAAATGAGGCTTAAGTaatactgaaaaaacaaacaaacaaacaaacaaacaaaaccccaaaggACTAGGTTCGGAGAACGTCCCAGTTCAGTTACTGAACATGTGAATGAGCTTCCATATCCAAACCCTGCCCTCGGCATCTCTTCcgtctggctgttcctgagttgtatcttttataataaaccggtAATTGAGGAAGTaaactgtttctctgagttctgtgagatgCTCTAGCAAATGATAGAACCCCAGTAGGAGGTTATGGGAttctctgatttatagccagtgggtcagaagcacaggtgacaatcTTGGCTTAAGATTGGCATCTTCTGGGTCTGAGTCCTTATCATCTGTGggatctccaggtagatagtgtcagaattgagttaaattatagGTCACTGAGCTGGTGTCCACAGAAGagttggagaattgcttggtgtgggaaaAACCCCTACACATTCGGTGACCAGAAGTAAAGTAGTACTGAGAGTGCTGTAGTAGAATGGAGAGATAGAATATTCCCTTTTCAGGTGGGCTATAAGGGTGGCTAGGATTGAAGCCATCTGGAACTTGCCCTAGATATGATTCCAGGACTCTGGAATGTATTGCAAGAGTTTGGAGACCAGTTACACCTTCCCTCTGGACACCTTAGGATTGTGGAGGCTGGGGCGTCATCACTGTTCATCCATTATGGAAGTGGCCTTTCCCTACAAATCTGGCTGCTTGTGTTTGTatggttgggggtgggaggcggCAGTTTGAAGGGACCAAAAGGGCCCCAGACTCAAGGGGTGGGACCCAGTTTCTCTAGGAAAAGGGTTGAGCCCTGGTCAAATTTCTCTCCTATCATTTAGTCTTCAGGATAGTGGGTCAGCCCAGAGCCGAGATGTTCCCATGAGAGGCACTCACCTTTGCCAAAAAGCCACAACCCCCAGTTCTGTTGACTTCTACATCAAGACAGCTTTATTGCTGGGGCCTCAGAGAGCCCCAGAGACTATATGCTTACAGCCTCAAAGATCCAGGGGGTTGAGTCCAAACTGGTGGAGCTGCTCCTTGTGCCTGGTGTGGAGTCTCAGCACAGCCGCCTTCCACTGAGGCTTGATGGCTCTCAGCTTCACCAAGAGCCAGTCCAGGCTACCCTACAGACACCAAGCTTTAGGCCCCAGGAAGGAAGAGGCCGAGGTGAGGGGTGCCCCAGGTTGGTCTGTCAGCTTTCCTTGCCAGTGTTTCCTTAAAGTTCATATTATTAGTGGGTTGGCATGGTTTCATCCCCTGGCTGTCTTCCCTCAAAATAGAGCAGAGTTCTCGGTGGAGACACTtcccctatccccacccccatctgtcATTGTCACACTAGCTGGGGTTTGTGGTGGTGACGAGGGAATGCTGGCTACTGGGATGGCTTGGCTTCAGAGGGTGGTGCTTACATGTAAGATTTCCTCATACTTGGCCTCCATGTCTGCCACCTGGGTCCGAAGCTGAGCCAGAGTCCGGTCCCACTCTCTGAGGGCCTGCTCGGCCTCTCTCTGTGCAACCTCAGCCTTCCTCTGGCATGTCTCTGAGAGGTGGAGCAGAAGGATGAAAGAGGACAGAATCGTCACACTCTACCCTTGAACAGAATCTCCAAAGGTACCCAAGAAGTGGAACTTGAGTGGGATCACTCCAGACTCCCCAGAGTCATCAACTTTCCCATAGTTCCTATAATGAGTTCAAGTACCATTAAATAGAGAGTAGTGGGCTCTACTACTACTCCTCCTCTCTACTATAGTAGAGAGTAGTGGGCTTGGGACAAGACATATGGGTCCCAAAGCTTGTTGTCACTTACTACCTCTGTAACATTGGGTATgtctttctctgagcctcatgttCTTCATCTTTAAAGAGAGAATGTCACATACTTCACAGGCTTGTTGTGAGAGTTATATGTGATAGTGTATGGGAAAGCACCTAGTATATaggaggtgctcagtaagtattgatttcatttaaatttgagaTAATGCAAACATTAGGAAATGAACTCAGTGTATGCATGGCGCATAAGCAACTCTTAGATATCTGTAGCTAAACTGAAGCTATTTTAGGATAAGAAAACTTTGAAGCCGATATTGTGAAAAATCTTGTGTGCTGTgctaaaatctctctctttttcccccccaggactttattggggaatagtgtgtttttcctccaaccaactgagccatctggccgcctgggagctcagctgcagcacccaccatcccttgcaggagtcgaaccaggagctcagctcagctcagctcagctcagctcagctcagctgtAGCTccttgtcttcattctagttgcggagggcgcagctcgctggccggtgtgggaattgaaccggcagccccgttcagagctctcgctctaaccaactgagccaccaaaTCGCCCCgctaaaatatttcaattctatCCTGTAACCaagaataaaaaaagggaaaacttcctgacgtgtgtgtgtgtgtgtgtgtgtgtgtgtgtgtgtaaatttgtttatttggaaggtttattcatttatttagcaaatagtTATTTAGGGTCTACTCTGCCCAAGGCCTTGAAGATATGGAAGGAAGTAAGTCAAACATTTTCTCTTAGTTTGGTTGTAAAAATTAGTTAAACTAAAAGGGAGTATGTTTTGCCTATGAGAGACATGGCAGTGGTGGGGAGGAAGAACTGGATTTGGAGAGACTATTGAGAAGGGGAAATGGGTGAGAGACTTCTTTACTTAAGACCTTTTTTCAATCTTAAGATAACTTAATGTTTTTGCCATCCTGACCCCTCTGTTTCAATCCTCAGTGGTGGGATAGTCAGTGGAGAAAGTGATATGAGAGCCTAGATTGCAGTCTTCTAGAGAAGGCCCATCTTCAGTTCACCCCTTCAGGCGGGACCTCCTCAGTGATCCTCAGAGAGAAAGGCCTCAGAGGGTGGGGAGCCTACCTAGCTGCTCCCGAAGGCCCCTCATTTCTTGCTCCAGCTGCCTGCTGCGGGTCTCCATCTCCTCTTGCAGGGCCTGGCACTGACGACTCATCTCTGTGGTGGGGCCGTGGGTGGCCAGGGACCCACGTGGGGATGGAGCGgcagaaaaaagaagggaagttGGGGGTGTGTAGGGCTCTGCTTGGTCCAGAAGTGGGACAGAAGGACAAAGGCCTTCTTGATTCTTGTGGTGATTCTGAGAAGCTGGGAGACCCTGAAAACCTGGGGAAGAGCTAGGAAATCAGACCCCCTTCCCTCATACCAGCTCAGGATGGGGATTGTAGCCCTTCTCCCTATTCACTCCTGTGGGATGAACCCACAAAGCATCAACAACATGGCATCAGGCATCCTGGAAGTTCCCTGCCTGGAATCCTAGaagccttcctttccttctttcaggtTCCTGCCTGATTTGTCCTGTGCTGGGAAGGCTGAGACGAGGCATGGCAGATGGAAGTCctcctggttttctttccttgcaTCCTTTGGCCCCTTGGTATCCTCTTCCAAGCCCCTGTCTTCTGCCTACCTACTTGACGGACCACACACCTGCATATATGGCTTTCCCTTCACTTCGGGCCCCCTCCAGTTCAGCCTCCAGCCCTTGCAACCTCTGCTTCAGCTGGTCTTCAGAAGCCTTGGCTCGGCGGGCCTCACCCTTCCACAGAGCTGTGAACAGTACCAGAGCAGCTCTCAGGGCTCACTGGGGAGCCCAGTGAATAAGCCCCCATGAGCTTGATGGACTCTGCCCACCTCTGGAAACCTGGTGGCAGGCTTCCAGCCTCTCATTCTCATTCTGGgtacccctctccccccagccccagaaTCCCACGGGCTCTTCGTTATGAAGAAGCAAAAACTTCCTCTATATTCTGGCTCATCAGCTCTCACTGCCCACGCCTTCCTAACAATCTCAACTCATGACAATCTTTTTCTACTTGAGATGTTTAGAGATCAGCTCAGCCCCTCACCATTGCTCCAACCCTTCAAGCCCCCAAAGATACAGAAATGACTGATTGGCCCACCTCTATCGCCCCCAGAGCTTCCATTTTTCTTACCCAAGTGGTCTCGGAGCAATTCCATTTCCAACACTGTCAGCCTGTGCATGGATTCAGTCTCCACATCTGCCCTGGCAAGTTGGCAGAGCCTCAGCTTATCATGGTCTCAGCCTTGCTTACTCCCCTCCCATTCTCATCCCACACTCCAGAGTTTCTTCCTGCAGGAGACGTGAGGACCACTAACTGAGGGATCTCTACGGCCGAGTCTACTCAGTTCCCCACTGTGTCCTCACTGTCCAAcatgtagtaggtactcaaaataTGTGTAATGAACATATAAGGAAGGCATGGAGCCAAAAGGCGTTCAAGGGAGGTGTGGGTGCCCATTTTCTCACTTTTCCACTTTCCCAGCTCCATGAAACCTGGTTTCGAGGAGATGAAGGGAGAGGGTCAAGAAAGCTCCATTGTGTCATGCAGAGGGCTGAATTCTCTCAAGCGCCTCTGTTTGGTCTCTGAGCCAGAGCATGGAGAAACAGGGGGTACCCACCTCCACCCACCCTGACTCTCCAGCACctgcattctttttcttcttctgtgcctcagctttcatccttttttctttggTCTTAGGTGGCATCTCCTTGCGGTCCTGGGGGAGAGAGGGGACTTGTATTTAGGTCTGGACATGAGGAGGCTTTCCTGATCCCTAGACCGAACCAGGAATCCCAGGAGAGTTAGAATTCTAGTCTCCAAGTCTGTCTCTTATACTTTCCAGAAGTTTCCATTCTTGGTCTCCTTGGAACCTTAGGCAAGGCTCGGGTCAGTAGAGAGGATGGAGCTGTTTCTGCCTATCACTTAATCTCTATGTACAGAAATCACTTCTCTCAATcctcttttggagaaaaaaagtcCCAGTGTCttgccccttccctcttcccatcATCCTTACCCTGACTCTTCCTACCTGTAGGACTCCCTCTTGCCTCTGTTGTGTCTGTCTCCTTGTGGAGTGACCCACTCAtggggagggacagagaaaaggTCCAACCAGCTAGGCGCCTGAGAAGGAGATTGGATTCTGGGAGCCAATCCGGGGTGGCAAATTTCCTTTGGGGGCAGGATTGAGAACTGGAAAGTTGGGTTTCCAGAGACTGCATGTTGTCCAGGCAACTGGGAAACACGGAGTTCATAGGAAGGTGGAATGGGCTAAATATAAAGCTTAAAATACCAAGGTCCCAATTATTTCCTTATCCCAAAATCCAAGTGTAGTTTGAGGAGAAAGGGCTCTGGAGCCCATTAGCTATGGTTCACTTCCAATCACTTCCATGTAGCACTGCCTGCAATTTGGAGATTTACAAATGACAGATTTACACATGACAGATTTACACATTTGAAACAATGCTGTTGTGTTGATACAGAGAAATAGAACTGACTGTAGCCATTTGGGGGCAATTTACATCCCTAGATCTCATGAGCAAAATGACACTATTAGGCTTAAAACTGAAGATCCTCTTCAGGAAGGCATTCTACGGGTAGTGAGGGAAAGAAATGCTGGAGAATGTAGTTGAGAGTTTCCCACTTCAGAGAAATGAGACACAGAGGAGAGGTAGACCCATGGACTCTAGGGTGCTAACTTAGAGGGATGCAAAAGTAGAAGGTAAGGGCACTGGAGACAAGAGTTGTGAGTTCTAGTCCCGACTCTGGTTATGTAAACTTGGGCAAACCACTTAACTTtgctcagcctcagtttccttgtctttaaatttttgattttgtaaatCCTGAAAGGCCTGGGTTTTAATTGGGTATTTACAGGGCTATTTTCTCTCACGCTGATTTAATTTGTTGCCTCTCTTCCCCTATTCCCTTATGTGGTTGATTTTTAAGGCAGGTGCTGAGAAACTCCTTTGGCTCTGGGCAGTATTGAGTTGGTTGGGGCTCCCTCTAGTGGACTTGCTTGACCTCTCGAgtctcttaattttttctatttacgTTATTTATGAGGCAAGGTTGGAAGTGCCTCCCTCTTGGAGATACTTCCTAGCATCTTGCTGGAGTCATGGGTGATTGGAAAAACAAATTTGGGGAAGGGAGTGTGATGGATGACTTGTCCTTGTTGGGCAGCCCCCACCATCCCTCCAACGCTGTGCTATGGGGAGCCTTGCCATCTGTCTGCCACCTGGATCTCTGGGCACCTTACTCGCTAGAATGAAAACAGCGGAAACTTTGGGACTCTGCCCCTTTTGGACTAAGGGAATTGCAGACTCTTTCTTTAGCtatttctctctatctctgttcCCGTCAACATTTTTTGTCAATTGCCTGTTGTCACAGCAGATCTGAAGAAATAGCTATGAGATCTGGGAATAAAAAAATCCTTCCTTTGGAGATCAGGCAGATTCAAAAAGAGGCTGGTGTATGTTGACTCATCACCTGCAGGATATTTCTTTGACCCTTTGGACATTTTACAGATTGAAGAGAAGAACCAGGCTGGTCCTTCCAGGTGCTTACAGTTCCTGTACCTCAGATAACCATCACATTTTCCAAATACGAAGAATACTTTTCTTCTAATCCTGaagtatgttttttgtttattcttcccCCAAAGCCCTCTCTCCCTGCTTAGGAATGCAGTAGAGGTTCCTGTCCTAGTTCTTCTCCTCAGCTAGAAGTCTGTTTGAGGATGTTTCCCATGAAATGATTAGTGTCTGTGCTATGCTGATGCACGGAATGACATATTGAGGACACAGGTTACAGAATACAAACAGCATGTCATGCCTCAGAAGAGCATATACTTTTCAAATATGTGCAGTCAACCGACTTTCAGGTGCAGAATGAGGATGTGGTTTGGGGTGAAGgtgaaagagaataagaaaagtgCCACATGTCACATGATGTGATGCAAACTGAGTTAGCTCTAGAATAACTCAGGAATGAGAATGACATTGTGATCAACAATCCAATCCTATCTCtagtacattttgaaaaacaagtcaagtaaaaattgtgagaaaaggtcaatctttccttctttttttaattaactcaGTTTAGAGGTGAAAATAGGAAAGATTGTTTCAGCAGAACTCTGTCTTCCTTTGAATAGGATCACATCTGTGAATTTTGAAGAGctagagagaagagaaggatCAGTCTCTATGCTTTATTCAGATGTGAGAGATAGTTTTTATATCTCATTGTATATctcattgtatattttatatatcattgtATATTAAAAGGAATATGGTTTACTGCAGCAGAAACAAAGTGCAAATTATACAATTCCACTCTACACAGACTGTACTGAAGATAATACAAATTGGAAGCCTTAAGCCATGCCAGAGATGTGTAGATGATCTAGACAAGCTCAGTTCCAAGGGTTAATTTCTTACCTATACTCGATAAAATCTAGGATTTGATTATGAGGGGAAGAAATACCTTTGTGTACCTATATGGTGCTACTAAGTACTGTGGAAGACCGAAGTTGATAAGACAGTGTAGCGTAAATTAATGTGTGATaggtgtgagaaataaatggttATGGAGATTTAGAGGAGGGAAGGATTATTTCTAGCTGGAGTGTCTGGTAAGGAGGATAATATTTGGGTTGAGTTTTGAAGAGTGGATTGGATTTTAGTAGCACACTTTAGGACACAGAAAATGCTCTGAGTTATGAAAtagttatgaaaaaaagaaagaattgtggTATCTTGTGACTTGGTGAGACACCCAGCATAGGATTTATGTATTGGAATAGTATAAAACTGCAAGGTAGTTTGGAATTAGATCATGACTCTGGACTTCATTCAAGAGGAATGGGgagtatttaaagttttttttgtgATGCTTACTAGTCTGGTGCCAGGATAGAGTGGAGGCAGCAGGACAACCAGTGAGGAAAAGGTTTCAATAGAccaggggagagaaaaggagggccTGCAACTAGGGCAGTGGCACTAGGGATATTATGTTTTGACCATTATCTAAGAGCTTTGCCTATATTTTCCCCTGGGAGAATGTCATGACTCTTTCTCGGTAGGAACTGATCAAAGGAAATTCTACTGATAGGAAATGATAATATTGACTCCATAATCAATCGTAAAGGCCACTGAATTGCAAAACCAGGATGTCTGGCTGAAGGGCCCTTGAGTTCACACATATTTTTACAGTATTACTTGATAAGCTTAATTCCCTAATCAGTCAAGGGCTTTGTGGGGGGATCGAAGGTCCTACTGGGTGTTTATTGACACACCATGGCCTGCAGGCTCccaaagctgaggctcagaattAGCAAAGTAGGGCAGGGCACTTCCTCCTTTGGAGGGAAGttccttttttcaaaattcttccaACGGAACTCTTCGATTAGAGAAGTGGAAGCGACTGGGAACTGCATTCAGCTCCATGTGAGCAATGGAGTACTCCTCTGGCCAGGGCTCACAGCTGTTTCTGCGGTCAGGGCCTGATGTGGGTGGCGCCTGGCCTGCGGTGCAATGCACTGAGgagaagctttttaaattttttaaaaaagactttattggggaacgggaacAAGACTTTATCGGGGATGACTGTGTACTTCCAcgacttttttcaagtcaagttgttgtcctttcaatcttagttgtggagggcgcagcccaccatcccttgtgggagtccaacttGTTGAGAGCACGCActccatccaactgagccattcatccacccaggagctcagtggcagcttgatgtcttcattctagttgcagagggcacagctcgcgggcccacatgggaatccaaccggcagccctgttgcccagagctcacactctaaccaactgagccacccgtctgcccccaGGAGAATCTTAAGTACATATTCAATTCCCAGAAAAGGAACTAGTGTTCAGAAGCCAAAAAAGGGGGAAGTGTTTTGTTTTCGGAGGTCAAAGGGCCTGGAAGAAGAGCTCGCAACCCGAGTGTCTCAAGCCTTTCTGGGGTCTCATCAGGTTTGAACAACCTGCAGCATTCACATTCCTGTCCTTGGTCCAGACTTAATGGGGAGTGTAAAACACCAGGTGGTAGGGAAATAACTTCCCTTTTACTCCCACAATGTGaggaagaaaataactttaaGCTCAATTTCCTCCTTTGTCAGGAGTAAGGAAAAGACTTGATGTTAAGATTCTTTCTATAGCTACCTGTATTAAATAATCCAACGACCCACTCAAGGAGGGCCACCCTAAAGCCCACAAGAAACATGGAGGGCTCGGCTTCTGCCTTGTGCGCAGACTCCACGTTAGATCCGCCTCTTCATCGCCCCGTTTCTCCAGCAGAGGGCGCAGGCGCGAAGGTtccgcccggccccgccccggcccgcccACGAAGGTAGGGGCGGGGGAAAGCGGCGCGGAAACTTGGCCACCGCTCTCCGGGAGATTGTGGCTTTGGTGGGGGTAGCTCAGGAGGGGTCGCTACCTGGTGGGGACTAGGCAGCCCGCTTCCCCAAGGTTGGTGCGCTCCTCCTGTCATCGGGCTCTTGTTCTCTGAAGGGGCGCGCCCGCGCGGATCCGCGCTCCCGGCACCGCCCACTCCCCTCCTGGCGGCCGCCCCTCCCTCCGCCCCGACAGCcggcggcggtggcggtggcTGGGTGAGGCCCCTCCTTCACCTCGCTTGCAGCGGAGCGGAGCGGGCGGACGCGGCTGGACCCCCAACGCTCCACCGGGCCATGGCCGGCAATGTGAAAAAGAGCTCTGGGGCCGGGGGCGGCGGTGGCTCCGGGGGCTCGGGCTCGGGCGGCCTCATCGGGCTCATGAAGGACGCCTTCCAGccgcaccaccaccaccaccacctcagcCCCCACCCGCCGGGGACCGTGGACAAGAAGATGGTGGAGAAGTGCTGGAAGCTCATGGACAAGGTGAAAGGCCTGCGAAGGATCCGCAGGGAGCAGGGGTGGGCGTGGGCGGAGGGGccgagggaggggaaggaagggacagaggaagctgggggaggggacgtGTCATGCGAggttggggaggagaggagctggggtgacggggctgaggggtgggggctgtgggggtggggaagacacCGGGAAGATGGGAATCGGCGGTGGGGGAAGGGCTGCGGCGGTTGGGAGTGGGGAACATTGAGGTGGTGCGTTTAGGGTAGCGAGACaaagatggggtgggggctggggtgaaGGTTAACTGGGAAGTCACCCGGGCGGAAGTTTGAAGGGGTTTGCGGAGTTTGGGGCTCTGTGCAGGGTATAGGGATGTGGGTCACGGAATTGGCCCCAGGAGATAGGAGGCAGGGGAAGAGTGTTTGATTTACCGGCCAGGGCTGTTAGCTGTTTGAGGAGCCGAGCTCTGAGTAGTGAGCTGAATCAAGTTTTTGGGTTCTGATAGAGAGACCCGGGGTCAGGACCACTCCGCAGGCAAACTGTGCTCTGGGTGATCGttcagtttttttcctcattacCGTGTAACACcaagataaaagaaatagagatgtTTAAATGGATCAAGGAAGGAACTTTACTTAACATCTACGTAGCACTAGCCCAAGTTTATATTCTCCAAAACATTGGATGTGATCCATTGCTGGTGCCCAGATATGCACTGATTAAACCACAAATTCTGGTTAGAACCATTATCGTCGGAAAGATGTATTGACTGAGCATGCTAAGCAGCAGATTCTTACTTCTTCCAGAACTTCCTCCTTAGAGTAACACACTGCTTTTAGCTGGGTTCTACTTTTTGTAGCAGACCTACCTCCTTATTACAGGACCTGACTTTAAGCTTGGATGAGCTAGCTTCTTtgattacctttaaaaaaaaaaatttgtttttgttaagcAAGTGTGAAAAATAACGCCTGTATATTTAGCCACTTTAAGTTTGGCACTCGGGtgaattttacttctttgtagGTAGTTGTGTCTATATTATGAAATACAGTAGTTAGTTGCAAGTACTTAAAAGTGTTTAAGCAGTCTAACAATTTGTTCCAGAGATTCAAAATAGTATTTCCTTGATATTTTTCACCTCAGTAATTAATAACTTATTCTTGGAAAATTCATACTGCGGATGAAAAGTGATTAGGAAGTATTTGGCATATTGTAAGAGAATGGTGATATTGCCTCCAGAGTAAAATTGGTTTTGGGGGTTACTCTCTGGTCCAAGCTTCCTGTTCTGTCAAGTTCTTCATGGATTGTTTTGGATTAGCAACTGCTAATAAAAATGATTGGGAAGCACTTGGCAAATAATCAAGGTGCTATATAAATGCTTTGTAAGTCCTGCGTGTGAGTTAACACTTCTGTAGTGCATACCAGTGGTTTCAGAGCCATTTTTTTCAGAGCTGGCTTTTCTCATGTTAAATTATTGGTATTGTAATTAATGATGCAAGTATTTGTATGTTGATTATATTGGTGGTGTCATTTCATTATTAGAAATTGTAATAAAACTATTACAGAAAGTTAGACTTGTAAAGGGAACTTTAAATGCTttgacatctttttaaaaaaatcgaaTGTGTTCAAAATCTCTGAAGTTTGTGGGTTTGCATTTTAGGGATTTACAGTTAGGACTAGAAAGGTTCtcctggaatagaaaaaaaattgcatttctgGTTAGTTTCTCATATGAAACATGTTTATgcagtgtattaaaattgtattgatTAGAGActtctccttaaaaataataaactttatgtCAAACTTTGGAGCCCCTGTTAGGTAGTCCAATTCAGATCCCTCCCTGAGTCTTACTCCTTCATGTCTTTAAAGTATGtgtgttgaatttttatttcttctgcagAATGTTTAATTATTTGGGAAGAATAAAGGACTCAGTTTTGAATGAAAATGCTTTTGAGATGTTGCTAGTTTCAAGGAAAGTAGGCTAACTTTTCCATTCTAGTATGGGgagagggatttttttctttgttgcttgtcTTGGAAGATAATTTTTAGTACTCTCtgtgctccatgtcacatattaCTAGTTGGGCTGAAATGAAAACTTAGTTCTTCTTTCTGTTGTATGAGTCTGATAGGTTCATTACTACTGCTTTCCAGATTTTCTGAATAAACATTACTTCCGTAGTGTTGTTACATTGCATAGACATAGTCTCTTACTCTTGATGTTTTAAGCATAGATGTTctcttttttcactgtttttattgttgaaagtCTTAAATGTGTCACTAACCTTCTTGACTTCATGTGGTATAAGTGGTGAAGAACTTACTGTTAAATCCacaaatattttcacacatttaATGAACTTAGCTCTAAGTCACCATTTCATACCTGTTTTATACTTGGTATTGAAGCTAGATGACTGTGATTGCAGTGTGTTATTAGTCAGTTTATTGACTGATCCTGCAATATTGAATGTATGCAGATGGAGAAGTTGGTATAAGTCATGGATTCTGGTCAGCATAGGCCTAATTTACTAATCCATTCATAGGCTCAATTTACTAATCTGTTGTGGAATTTAAACTCCTTGGAAAAATGCTTGTGCTAGAACACTTGTTATTAAGACATGCTCAGCCCCTAGCTTTTTTTAAATATCCCAGTATAttgtaattaatatttgtataaatgtatatgaaGATAGTGACTAGTGAGTTAAGAGACAACTGGGCAGGAGGCGGAGAGAGAAATCATATGaattaatgtaaatgtaaatttagAAGAATTAAGGTATTTAGTTTAATGTGAGACTCAAAATTCCATTATGAAGTAGAGAGGGAGGTGGCAAACTTTTGCCAAGgaacagatagtaaatattttaggctttgctggcCACATACTCAGTGCtatattctttgttgtttttacaacacattaaaaatgtaaaaaccatccTTAGCttgcaggtgtacaaaaaaaccaaaacaactgCAGGCAgtagttttctcatttctgaagTATAGCATCATGCTGGCAGTATTTTAGGTCTacactatgtttttattttaaactagcTTACATCATTAAAACATTAaagtgttggttttttttttaatttattttttttagattttattggggaaggggaacaggactttattgg from Rhinolophus ferrumequinum isolate MPI-CBG mRhiFer1 chromosome 11, mRhiFer1_v1.p, whole genome shotgun sequence encodes the following:
- the CCDC153 gene encoding LOW QUALITY PROTEIN: coiled-coil domain-containing protein 153 (The sequence of the model RefSeq protein was modified relative to this genomic sequence to represent the inferred CDS: inserted 1 base in 1 codon) gives rise to the protein MPPKTKEKRMKAEAQKKKKNADVETESMHRLTVLEMELLRDHLALWKGEARRAKASEDQLKQRLQGLEAELEGARSEGKAIYAEMSRQCQALQEEMETRSRQLEQEMRGLREQLETCQRKAEVAQREAEQALREWDRTLAQLRTQVADMEAKYEEILHGSLDWLLVKLRAIKPQWKAAVLRLHTRHKEQLHQFGLXPPGSLRL